A genomic window from Triticum urartu cultivar G1812 chromosome 7, Tu2.1, whole genome shotgun sequence includes:
- the LOC125524201 gene encoding ornithine decarboxylase-like: MAGGSAMQAVLAAPGVKGRKVRAFKGSEKDAVAGVVRSIAGTEEQGAFFVFDLAKVVDLYSGWCRALDGVRPYYAVKCNPEPAMLGAMATLGAGFDCASRAEIEAVLALGVVGPGSIVYANPCKPEAHLRYAAEVGVNLATYDTEDEVAKVKRCHPGCDLLLRIKGPDNPDAKIDLGTKYGARADEVVPLLRAAQSTGLRVAGVAFHVGACTSRVDVYRGAIEAARAAFDAAAQLGMPPMRVLDIGGGFMPDATFEGAAEAIGDALAQHFPRGCGVEVIGEPGQYFAETAFTLAARVIGRRTRGEVRQYWIDDGIYGALSCTILGDYVPRPRPLAAQLPPGGEKKYASTVFGPTCDSRDKVVSGYQLPEMQMGDWLVFDGIGAYAASSGSNFNGFLISDIKTHLAYST, encoded by the coding sequence ATGGCCGGAGGCAGCGCAATGCAGGCGGTGCTGGCGGCCCCCGGTGTGAAGGGCCGGAAGGTGCGCGCGTTCAAGGGCAGCGAGAAGGACGCCGTTGCCGGCGTCGTGCGCTCCATCGCTGGCACCGAGGAGCAGGGCGCCTTCTTCGTCTTTGACCTCGCCAAGGTCGTCGACCTGTACAGCGGCTGGTGCCGCGCGCTGGACGGCGTGCGGCCCTACTACGCCGTCAAGTGCAACCCCGAGCCGGCGATGCTGGGCGCGATGGCGACTCTCGGCGCGGGATTCGACTGCGCCAGCCGCGCCGAGATCGAGGCCGTCCTCGCGCTCGGCGTCGTCGGGCCCGGGAGCATCGTGTACGCGAACCCGTGCAAGCCCGAGGCGCACCTCAGGTACGCGGCCGAGGTGGGCGTCAACCTCGCCACCTACGACACCGAGGACGAGGTGGCCAAGGTGAAGCGCTGCCACCCGGGCTGCGACCTCCTCCTCCGCATCAAGGGCCCCGACAACCCGGACGCCAAGATCGACCTCGGCACCAAGTACGGCGCGCGCGCCGACGAGGTGGTCCCGCTCCTGCGGGCCGCGCAGAGCACGGGGCTCCGCGTCGCCGGCGTGGCGTTCCACGTCGGGGCGTGCACGTCCCGCGTCGACGTGTACCGCGGCGCGATCGAGGCCGCTCGCGCGGCGTTCGACGCGGCCGCGCAGCTCGGCATGCCGCCCATGCGCGTGCTCGACATCGGCGGCGGATTCATGCCGGACGCCACGTTCGAGGGGGCGGCGGAGGCCATCGGCGACGCGCTCGCGCAGCACTTCCCGCGCGGGTGCGGCGTGGAGGTGATCGGCGAGCCGGGGCAGTACTTCGCCGAGACGGCATTCACGCTCGCGGCGCGGGTCATCGGCAGGCGCACGCGCGGCGAGGTGCGCCAGTACTGGATCGACGACGGCATCTACGGCGCCCTCAGCTGCACCATCCTGGGCGACTACGTGCCGCGCCCCAGGCCGCTCGCCGCCCAGCTTCCGCCCGGCGGCGAGAAGAAGTACGCGTCGACGGTGTTCGGGCCGACGTGCGACTCCCGCGACAAGGTGGTGAGCGGGTACCAGCTGCCGGAGATGCAGATGGGGGACTGGCTCGTGTTCGACGGCATAGGCGCCTACGCCGCCTCGTCGGGCTCCAACTTCAACGGATTCTTGATCTCGGACATAAAGACGCATTTGGCCTACTCCACCTAG
- the LOC125522281 gene encoding lysine histidine transporter 2-like gives MAMNTSKAATSDKGLQDIDDWLPITSSRNAKWWYSAFHNVTAMVGAGVLSLPYAMSELGWGPGVAAMILSWAITLYTLWQMVEMHECVPGKRFDRYHELGQHAFGQKLGLWIVVPQQLVVEVGVCIVYMVTGGKSLKKVHDLLRPEHSHPIRTSYFICIFGSAHFLLSQLPNFNSITGVSLAAAVMSLSYSTIAWAASLHHAGKAGPGHVVDYSMTASTTPGRTFNFLSALGDVAFAYAGHNVVLEIQATIPSTPEKPSKKPMWRGVVLAYIVVAICYLPVAFLGYYVFGNAVDDNILITLERPRWLIAAANMFVVIHVIGSYQIYAMPVFDMLETFLVKKLRFKPGWPLRLIARSLYVAFTMIVGIAIPFFGGLLGFFGGFAFAPTTYFLPCIMWLAIKKPVRFSMSWCINWICIIIGMLLSVLAPIGGLRSIIINYKTYQFFS, from the exons ATGGCCATGAACACGAGCAAGGCGGCGACGTCGGACAAGGGGCTGCAGGACATCGACGACTGGCTGCCCATCACCTCCTCCCGGAACGCCAAGTGGTGGTACTCGGCCTTCCACAATGTCACCGCCATGGTCGGCGCCGGCGTCCTCAGCCTGCCCTACGCCATGTCCGAGCTCGGATG GGGTCCTGGCGTGGCGGCGATGATCCTGTCGTGGGCGATCACCCTGTACACGCTGTGGCAGATGGTGGAGATGCACGAGTGCGTGCCCGGCAAGCGCTTCGACCGGTACCACGAGCTGGGCCAGCACGCCTTCGGCCAGAAGCTGGGCCTCTGGATCGTCGTCCCGCAGCAGCTCGTCGTCGAGGTCGGCGTCTGCATCGTCTACATGGTCACCGGCGGCAAGTCGCTCAAGAAGGTGCACGACCTGCTCCGCCCGGAGCACAGCCACCCCATCCGCACCAGCTACTTCATCTGCatcttcggctccgcccacttccTCCTCTCCCAGCTCCCCAACTTCAACTCCATCACCGGcgtctccctcgccgccgccgtcatGTCGCTCAGCTACTCCACCATCGCCTGGGCGGCCTCGCTGCACCACGCCGGCAAGGCCGGGCCCGGCCACGTGGTCGACTACAGCATGACGGCGTCCACCACCCCCGGGAGGACCTTCAACTTCCTGAGCGCGCTCGGGGACGTGGCGTTCGCCTACGCCGGCCACAACGTGGTGCTGGAGATCCAGGCCACCATCCCCTCCACGCCCGAGAAGCCGTCCAAGAAGCCCATGTGGCGGGGCGTCGTCCTGGCCTACATCGTCGTCGCCATCTGCTACCTCCCCGTCGCCTTCCTTGGCTACTACGTCTTTGGCAACGCCGTCGATGACAACATCCTCATCACCCTCGAGAGGCCCCGCTGGCTCATCGCCGCCGCCAACATGTTCGTCGTCATCCACGTCATCGGCAGCTACCAG ATCTATGCGATGCCGGTCTTCGACATGCTCGAGACCTTCCTGGTGAAGAAGCTGAGGTTCAAGCCCGGGTGGCCTCTTCGTCTCATCGCACGCTCGCTCTACGTTG CATTCACCATGATCGTTGGCATCGCCATCCCCTTTTTCGGTGGGCTACTAGGGTTCTTTGGTGGTTTTGCATTTGCCCCAACAACCTACTTC CTTCCCTGCATTATGTGGCTGGCAATCAAGAAGCCAGTGAGGTTCAGCATGTCGTGGTGCATCAACTGG ATCTGCATAATCATCGGCATGCTTCTGTCCGTTTTGGCGCCCATCGGAGGCCTCCGTTCCATCATCATCAACTACAAGACGTACCAATTCTTCTCATGA